In Sphingopyxis macrogoltabida, the sequence GTCCCGTCGACGATGGCGAAGGCAGAGCCGGCAAGCTCGTCGTCGAGGCCGCGTGCGACCAGCCGCCCGACGAGGCCCGATCTTTCCGCCTCGCCGTGAAGAGCGAGCCGCGATGCGTCGAAGGAGAGCCCTTGCATGCGCATGGCGCGGTGGACACCCTTGATGATGTCGCCGCGCTCGCCAAGGTGGCGCAATATGGTTTCGGCGCGCGGATCGATCTCGAATATGCCGGGTCCAAGGCGCGCCGCGAGCCCAAGCGTCTCGAGCTTCGCCGCGCGTCCGATAAGATGCCGGTCTCGGCCGGGCGCTGCGGCCGGATCGGGACGAAGATCGACGATCCCCGCCTCGCCGCCGCGATCGCGCAGCCGCCTGTCGAGCTCGGTCCAGCGCTCCGCGCCCGTCTCCCGCGCGAGGCTCGCATCGATCTCCTGTTCGTTTCGCGGACCGAGTTCGAGGGTGGCGAGCTCCGACGCCCGTCCGCGCACGCCTCCCGACATATAGGCGCGGTCGACGACCAGGTCCGCTCCATCGGCTGCGACGCCTCGCACGAGCACATGGATATGTGGGTTGTCGGTATTCCAGTGATCGACCGCCACCCAGTCGAGCCGGGTCTCGAGGTCCTTCTCCATCTGGCCCATGAGATCGCGGGTGAAGGTACGAAGATCCTGCAGCCGCTCCGCGTCTTCGGGGCTGACGATGAAGCGGAAATGATGGCGATCATCGGCGCAGCGATCTGCGAAAGCCTCGCGGCCGGCGGCGTCTCCAGACGCATCGAACATCATGGCATCGCGTCCATCGCGGGTGACGCCGTCGCGTTCGAGATAGGCGATATGCCGTGCGAGCGGCGCGGAACGAAACTGCGCGCCCTTATGCCGGACGATGCGCGCCATGACCGTCACGCGGCGCTGCGCGGGGCCGCGCCGGATCGTCGCAAGCGCGGCGCGGCCGCGGCCATGCCGACCGGTTCCGCTGCGGACGCCCCCGCCGCGACGGGAGCGCGTGTAACCCGAGCGGGCGGCTGCCTTGCGCACCTGCGCGGCGAGCCTTTTCCCGCGCCGCGCCGATCCCGAACCAGCATCGCGCCCTCTTCCCGGCCGCACCCGAAAATCATGCTCGTCGCCGCTCACGGCGCCGGTGCCATATCGTAAGCGCTTGTTCTGCTTCGGGAATCCAGAGGTCGATATGGCAGCCGAAGGGGGGTGCCATACGCATAAAGCGCTGTAATCCAACCACAATCTGCCGGCGAGCTGGCAGGTCTTTTATCTTGCCATCCCCCCACACCCCTTCTGAACGCCAAGCAGAACCGATCCATAGACCGGCGCACTCCAGCAAATATCGCCAGGACGACCATCACCGATTGTTCCCGGAAAGCGGGACGAAGAGGGGCGAGGGTGCAGGCGCGGAATGCGACGGTCCTGCAGCCGCGCCGACGCCGCGCTGCATCGACGTTGCAGCCGGCGTGTCCGATCGCTGCTCGGTGAAGAGCGACGCGCTGCGCCAGCTCGGCGGTTCGGCTGTCCGCGCCATCGCCGCTGACGGAGCAGCCGGCGCACCGAGCGCGGGCGCGATGGCTGCGACATAGGCGACCGTCTCGGCGGGCAAGCCGCGCCGCCCCGCTGCATAGGCGTCGGCGCGGCCGGGGCCCGCATTATAGGCAGCCAGCATGAGCCGAACGTCGCGATATCGGTCCCACATCGCGCGCAGATAGGCCGCGCCCGCGAGGATATTGGCGCGCACGTCGAAGGGGTCGGACCCGAGACCGTGCTGCGCCGTCAGCATCGCCCAGGTCGCGGGCATGATCTGCATCAGCCCCATTGCACCGGCATGCGAGAGCGCCCGCGGCTTGCCGCGGCTCTCGACATGCATCACGCGCCATATCCAGACCTGCGGAACGCCGAAGCGTTGCGATGCCTCTGCTACATGGGCGGCATAGGGGTGGACGGCGGCCGCCGGCGGTTCCGCCGGTGCCGCGCCCCATGCCCGGTCCGGGGCGGCGCTCGCCGAGCAGAGCAGCAGCAAGGCGAGGCGCACGGCGCGGACGCGCGCCGAGCGAGCCGGATGCATGATGCTCACGCTTGTTCGCGTGGGACGGGACGCGTCCAGAGGAGATGATATTCATCCTCGTTCTGCGTCGAACTTAGCAGATTGGCACGCAGCGGAACCGCGAGCGCCGGGTCGTCGATCTGCAGGGCAATATAGGAGCCGGCGCGTTCGCTGCGCCGTTCCCAGCCTGCGCCGATCTCGACGCCGGTGTCGGCTTCAACGAGCAGGACGCGCCAGGCTGGTGCATTTTCCGCGTCGTTCGGCTTCGCCGGAACGATCGCGATCATCGCATCGAGGAGCAGCGTCCGGATCTGTCCGGCATAGCCGTCGCCGGCGGATTGAAAGCTTCCGATAATCATGAGGACATATCCTTTCCTTCGGGGGTGAATGCGGAGCGATCGGCGTCACGGCGCCAGCGCAGCGGCGCGCCGGGCGCATCGCGCACGAGCAGCGGGTGCGCGACGCCGACGACGCCGGTGTCGGGGAGCGGTCCGAAATATCGGCCGTCGAGACTGTCGGGCGCGGGGTTGAGGAGAAACAGTTCGCCGGCACGCAGGCGGTAGCAGCCGAGCCAGCGCGGCAGCGGCCGCCCGAGGCGGTCGGCGTCCTGCGCGCGCGCTGCCGGCGCGCCGTCGATCGTTACGAAGGTGCCACTGCGACAGACGAGCGCGCCTTGGCCTGCGGCGACGTGCTTCAGGAGCGGCACGCCGCGCGGCACATAGCCGCGCACAGCGAGACGCGCCGCGACCGCCTCGGGCGGGTGGAAGAGGATGAGGTCGCCGACCGCGGGCTCGGCGCCGACATCGACGCGGTAGAAGCCGATCGGAACGCTCGGACTCGCATTCCAGATGAGGCGCGGTTGCGGCGCGAGCGCAGCCGCGGCGACGAACAGCGCCGCGAAGAGCGTAGCGCTCGCCGCGGTCGCGCGGAGCCAGCGGCGGTTCATGGCGCGATCGCCTTGCGCTGGAGCCACGCCAAGTGCCGTTCCGGACCATAGGGCCGGAACGGCAGGCCAGCGGCGATATGACTGCCGATGTGGCGCCAATGATCGGGCGCCGTCTCGCACGGGTCGAGCCCGGCGGCCTCGATCGCGTCGATCGCCGAGAGCACCTGCTGGACTCTCGGCCACCCATCGACACGCAGCAGGATGTCACCGCCCGGGCGCACGAACGGATGCGTCGCGAAGGGAGCGCGGAGTGCGGGCGCGGCGATGACCGAGATACTCGAAAATATGGTGCCGAAGTCGTTCGCCCCCCAGCGGACGAAGCCGAAGACGGCCTCGGGCCGGAAGGAGACGATGCGGGTCCGGCGACTGACGATGCGCTCGGCGGCGACGCGGCCGAAGCGCAGCCAGTGCTCGAGGCGCCGCTCGATCCAGGTGAGCTCGAGATCGGTGAGACCGCTCGCGGTCGCCGCGACCGGCTGCACGCCGGTAGCGGGCGGGATGTTCTGGGCGGGGCGCATCAGCGGCGGACCGGGCGCGCGGGATGGACGACGCCCTTGCCGGGATCGGACGTCGATCTCTTGCGGCCGATCTCGGCCCAGGCGTCAAGATCGGCGATCGCGTAAACGATTCGCCCGCCGAGCTTGCGATATTCGGGACCCGTTCCGAAGCAGCGATGTTTTTCGAGCGTCCGGCTCGACAGGCCGAGGTGCAGCGCAGCGTCGGGCGTCTTGAGGTAGCGCGGCGAAATGGGAATATGCATGTCGCTCAAAAGGGGCCTCCGTTCGCAGCGCCGGGTCCCGTGGCGGGCTCCGGCGGAGAGGCGGCGACATTCGGAAATCCGGATGCCGTTTAGGAACGGACAAAGTGACGACGCGCGGAATGTCCCGATCAGGCGGCGCCGAGCAGCTCCTGATAGCCGCCGTCGCGCATCGCGACCGCGGCGCGATGCCAGCGCGCGATGCGACGGCGCTCGCTCGATCCGTCCCAGTCGGCGGCGGAGAAATCCTGGGCATCGTCAAGAATGAGGGCGGCGGCGATGTCGCGCGCCGAACGCCCCTCGGCGGAGGCGTCGAGGAGCCGCAGCCACTGGATGAGACGCCAGCGCTCGGACGGTCCGGGGGCGCCTCCTCGGAGGAAGCGGTGTGTCGTGACGCCTGCGGAGAAGCGGCGCTGCACCGCGAGGCTCACGGCCATGCGTAGCTCGCTATGCGGATCGGCCGGGTTCACATAGGCGAGCCGTTCATCGGCCAGGAAGCGGCGAAGCCAGAGGCGGAAGCGCCGTCCGTCGGCCACGAACACGAGGTGCCACTCGCCCGGGAGGATGATTTCGGAGGCGATGTCCGCCGAAGCGATGAGCTCGGCGAGCCGCGGCGCGGCGAAGCCGTCGGGCGCCGGCTCGGCGATTGCGACATGCGCGCAGGCCTCGGGCTGCCAGAGCGCAGGGGATTCGGTGACGGATCGGTCAGGGTCCAGGGCGAAAGACCAACCCCCATCGTCGCGCGAGCCCCGCGAGGCGCGCGGTGCGCCGCCGCGTCGGCGCCAACGCGGCCGAACGATAGGCGCGGCGGTACGCCGGGCTTCGGCGCAGGAACTCCTGCGCGAAATCGGCGCGATCATATGTTTCGAATATTCTCGGAAAATATGGCGATTGCCAATCGACGACCTGATCCATTCGCACCTCCGGCTGATCTTCAGGAATGAAAGCAAAGCCTATCAGCAGCTTGCCCGCATCGGCTGGAACATGGTTAGCGGCATGCAAAGGATCATCGTAACGCATTGAAGCGCAGAATCCCCGCGCGAAAAGCCTCAAAATGAGAGTATCGCCGCCCGGCTTGTGGCCGGGCGGCGTGCTCGATCAATCCCGCCGCTGGGGACGGGTCCAGACGAGGTCATAGTCGCCGTCGCTTCCTTCGAAGAGCTGCGCGAAGAAGGGCGCGGTGAAGCTCGGGTCGTCGAACTTGGTCGAGAGATAGGTGCGGTCGTCCTGGCTGGTCTTCTCCCAGGCCGCACCCACCTCGACGTCGCCGACATAGATGCGGTGGGTCGGAGCGCTGGGTTTGGGATTGTCCTCGGGGACGATGCGAACCGCGTCGACTGAGAGGGCGAGGCTCGCGATTGCGCCCTTATATTCGCCCTTCGCTTTCTTGAAGGTTCCGATCTTGGCCATGTTGAAGTCCTTTCCTTGCTTTCGAGCCGCAGGATCGCGGTCTCGATGCGCATCGGTGGCCGGAAAGGAGGCCGCGCCGCAGCCGCAGGCCCGGAGCGCATGCGGAGGACGGCAGCGCAGCGATTTTCTTGGTCCGCGAGGAACGGCGGCACGCCGGGGGAAGAAAATCGGGGAGCGCCGTTGCGGCCAGCGGGCTCAGCGCAGCGGCTTGCCGGCAGATCGCGCAGGGAAGAGACCGTGTTCCTGCGGCGGGAGCGAGGGACTCAGAGGCGGTCGGAAGCGGGCGAAGCGGAGGCCGGGATCGCGGATGCGCGATCGTCACATTCCCGGTCACCGACGCCGATTGCATCCACCGAAGACCCGTCAAGTCCCCGGACCGCCGCCACGGCGGCGGCGACGGCAGCGAGGATAGGCAGGATCGTTACCAGCATGCCCTCCGTAGCGAAGAGCCGCACGATCCCTGTCATGCCATAATAGCCTGCCACCCCCGCCGGGAGGAGGAAGAGCATTGCGACACAGGCTCGCAGCAATGTCGATCCGCCGTGCGCGTAGAGGTGCCGTCCAGCAAGATGGAGAAGAAGCCCCGCCAGAAATGCCATCGCAAGGGCAGCGCCAATGCCATAGCCGCGGTCCTGAAGTTCGAAGGCGAGAGCAATGCCGGTGCCAAGCGGCAGCGCGAGGGCCGCCAGCCGGAACAGAAGCCAGATGAGATAGAGGCCTGCGGCAGCGCCGAGGATAAGCATGAAAGTCACGAGCGTCCTCCTTGGGGACGCGCTCTCCACCACCACCACAGCGCGGTCTGCACCGTCAATTTAGCAGACGACCACCCGCGACGGAACCGGAACTGGAACCATCGCGGGGCAAATTTTGCGGGCTCAGCGGTTGAACGGGTCATATTCGCACACGATGTGTTCCGGATCGCCGTCGAACTCTTCGATGGGCATCACCGCATAGCCTTTTGTCGTTTCGATAAGGACGATGATCGTCATCATCGTGCGGGCGAGGCTCCAGCCGAGCGATTGAGCGGTGGAAAGCGGCATGGGTTTGACTCCTGTCCTTTCGGAGCGGGACCGTTCCCGCTCGACAGTCGCCCCGCCGGCCGGGGGCGGGCCGCAATCACCGCAGCAAGGCTGCGGCCGCACGCGAAGCGTAGCGGACCCTTCACGGGTTGATTGAAGGAGGCCCGGCTCCGCGCCCAGGGATCAGCGGCTATCGAGAGCGGGTACGGTTTCGCGGGGGGACGAGAGGCCCTTGCGCCTTCCTCCCGGACCATAATCTGCGTGCTCCGTCGCCCCGGCGTGCGCGAAGAACAGGGAGAACGACGCAATGGCGGGTCAGCGCAGCGAGTTCGGATATTATCCGCGGCCGCTCGATATCACGGTCGGACCGGTGTCGATCGCGACCCTTGCCGGTCTCCCGGAGACGGTGGCGGACATCGAGGCCGATCCCGGCCGTGAGGGGAAATGGATCTACGCCCCGCTACAGCC encodes:
- a CDS encoding DUF736 domain-containing protein, giving the protein MAKIGTFKKAKGEYKGAIASLALSVDAVRIVPEDNPKPSAPTHRIYVGDVEVGAAWEKTSQDDRTYLSTKFDDPSFTAPFFAQLFEGSDGDYDLVWTRPQRRD
- a CDS encoding transcriptional regulator domain-containing protein, producing the protein MRYDDPLHAANHVPADAGKLLIGFAFIPEDQPEVRMDQVVDWQSPYFPRIFETYDRADFAQEFLRRSPAYRRAYRSAALAPTRRRTARLAGLARRWGLVFRPGP
- a CDS encoding lytic transglycosylase domain-containing protein produces the protein MHPARSARVRAVRLALLLLCSASAAPDRAWGAAPAEPPAAAVHPYAAHVAEASQRFGVPQVWIWRVMHVESRGKPRALSHAGAMGLMQIMPATWAMLTAQHGLGSDPFDVRANILAGAAYLRAMWDRYRDVRLMLAAYNAGPGRADAYAAGRRGLPAETVAYVAAIAPALGAPAAPSAAMARTAEPPSWRSASLFTEQRSDTPAATSMQRGVGAAAGPSHSAPAPSPLFVPLSGNNR
- a CDS encoding DUF2285 domain-containing protein, whose amino-acid sequence is MFVADGRRFRLWLRRFLADERLAYVNPADPHSELRMAVSLAVQRRFSAGVTTHRFLRGGAPGPSERWRLIQWLRLLDASAEGRSARDIAAALILDDAQDFSAADWDGSSERRRIARWHRAAVAMRDGGYQELLGAA
- a CDS encoding S26 family signal peptidase, with amino-acid sequence MNRRWLRATAASATLFAALFVAAAALAPQPRLIWNASPSVPIGFYRVDVGAEPAVGDLILFHPPEAVAARLAVRGYVPRGVPLLKHVAAGQGALVCRSGTFVTIDGAPAARAQDADRLGRPLPRWLGCYRLRAGELFLLNPAPDSLDGRYFGPLPDTGVVGVAHPLLVRDAPGAPLRWRRDADRSAFTPEGKDMSS
- a CDS encoding helix-turn-helix transcriptional regulator, producing the protein MHIPISPRYLKTPDAALHLGLSSRTLEKHRCFGTGPEYRKLGGRIVYAIADLDAWAEIGRKRSTSDPGKGVVHPARPVRR
- a CDS encoding DUF736 domain-containing protein yields the protein MIIGSFQSAGDGYAGQIRTLLLDAMIAIVPAKPNDAENAPAWRVLLVEADTGVEIGAGWERRSERAGSYIALQIDDPALAVPLRANLLSSTQNEDEYHLLWTRPVPREQA
- a CDS encoding relaxase/mobilization nuclease domain-containing protein, encoding MSGDEHDFRVRPGRGRDAGSGSARRGKRLAAQVRKAAARSGYTRSRRGGGVRSGTGRHGRGRAALATIRRGPAQRRVTVMARIVRHKGAQFRSAPLARHIAYLERDGVTRDGRDAMMFDASGDAAGREAFADRCADDRHHFRFIVSPEDAERLQDLRTFTRDLMGQMEKDLETRLDWVAVDHWNTDNPHIHVLVRGVAADGADLVVDRAYMSGGVRGRASELATLELGPRNEQEIDASLARETGAERWTELDRRLRDRGGEAGIVDLRPDPAAAPGRDRHLIGRAAKLETLGLAARLGPGIFEIDPRAETILRHLGERGDIIKGVHRAMRMQGLSFDASRLALHGEAERSGLVGRLVARGLDDELAGSAFAIVDGTDGRTHHIKFSDLQWTGDAKPGAIVELRRWEGRDGGEHLSLALRSDLAIADQISARGATWLDRELVAARPTAATTGFGIDVRRAMAARAEVLASEGLASRRDGKLTLAPDLIETLKRRDLEAACEAVAARTGLAHRPPTSGDAVSGTYRERVSLASGRFAMIDDGLGFQLVPWRPALDRHLGQHVSGTATAGGIDWSLGRSRGIAI
- a CDS encoding DUF2840 domain-containing protein codes for the protein MRPAQNIPPATGVQPVAATASGLTDLELTWIERRLEHWLRFGRVAAERIVSRRTRIVSFRPEAVFGFVRWGANDFGTIFSSISVIAAPALRAPFATHPFVRPGGDILLRVDGWPRVQQVLSAIDAIEAAGLDPCETAPDHWRHIGSHIAAGLPFRPYGPERHLAWLQRKAIAP